The DNA region CGCTGATTTCAATGACTTCTACTTGGGTTTCTAATGGATCGCCTGACGCTTCAGGCAATTCGAGCTTTATTTGAGTCTCGCGGTTAAAGGTAGCAGAAACCATGAAGAATATTAATAATAGAAACACCACATCGATGAGCGGCGTTAAGTTAACCGAGACGTCTTGTTTTTTTCGCTGATGAAACATAATTAAGCGACCGTATCGCGTTCACCATGAAGCACTTCAACCATTTTTAGTGCTTCTTCTTCCATAATCACCACCAACTCGTCCACTTTACGCTCAAAATAACGATGAAAAATCAGTGCTGGTATGGCTACTGTGAGCCCTGCAGCAGTGGTCAGTAGCGCTTCAGAGATACCGCCAGCCAGGGCATTAGCATCTCCAACACCTTGATGTGTAATTACTGTAAACACTTTAATCATTCCAATAACGGTACCCAACAGTCCAAGCAATGGAGTAATCACTGAAATGGTGCCTAATGTATTTAAAAACCGCTCCAAACCGACAACGGCTTGGCGGCCTGCATCCCGAATCGCTTCTTTCATGGTCTCTCGACCATAAGAATGGTTAACAATTCCGGCAGCTAAAATTTCACCCAATGGCGACGATTCTTTTAAAGACTTAAGCTTCTTCTTGTCCAGCTGGTTATTTTTCACCCATGTCCATACTTGAGCAACCAGATGCTTTGGCGTAATTTTTGAACGACGTAAAGTCCAGAATCGCTCAATACAAATAATTAAAGCCAAAACCGAACATAAAACGATGGGCCACATCACCCAGCCGCCATTTACTATGACATCAAATAACACGTGACTTATCTCCTAATTCGAATCGCGCTAATTTACCACACTCTTGGGTAAATTTCTGCTGGAATAACGATGGTTCCATAAACGGTGATGGGTTTCACGAAATTTGCTCACTTGATAATGACCATCAGGCTGTAAAGTTAGCGTAATCATTCCTGTTTCAGCAGTATTTAACATGGGCACCTGCAACGATTGGAATCGCTTTACTACGGTATCATTGGGGTGTCCAAACCGATTTAGATAGCCCGCAGATATTATGCCCAAACTGGCATCAGTGTGGGCAACGAATGACCAAGTTGATGATGTCAAACTTCCGTGATGGGGAACCCAAATAAAGTCAGCTTTCAGGTAATCAGGTGTCTGCTGTAGTAATGTTAACTCGGCCTCCTTTTCAATGTCACCCGTTAGCAATAAAGACTTTCCAAAATATCGAATGTTCAATAAACAAGATGCGTTGTTTCCAGAGGGTGGCACTCCGTTATTTACTGCGTCTTCTGGATACGGTGTTGGGACGATTTTCCGCTTGTTCTGAGGTAATAAGTGTCCGCTTGAAAGCATTGAAAAAGTTGTTATCGTTATATTTCCAAGTTGTACTTTTTGTTGCCGGCAACCACTTGCCGATCGACTGAGCATGTTCCCTCTCGCTCTGCGAGAAATATTAAGCGTTTTTTCTAAAGATTGTTGATCTCCGCTATGATCGATATCATTGTGACTTATTTGTAACCAATCAATAGAACGGACGCCCTGCCTAGTTAATAAGGGAAGCACCACACTTTTTGTCGTGCTGTAATCTGCATTAGCAAAGCCTAGATCATAAACCAACCAAAAGTCGTCTCGCCCGCTTTTATGATTAATTATCACACTTAGGCCTTGCCCGACATCCAGCGTATAGACTCGCAAATACTCGTCGTCGTTAAACCAGAAACTTGCAACGACTAAAAGTAATAAGTTCGACCCAAACAAGCATAATGTACTGACGATTCTTAACCGCGCATAAACTAATGCGGCAACTATCAGATAGGCTAAAACGACTAATTGTAGCTGATTAAATAAGACCTGCGGTAAATTAACATCTAACCAAATTAAGTAGCTCAATAATCGATTAATCAGTAGGTCAGACATTTCTACAAGAACCATTGCAAACTCTGTATTTATTCCACTACTCAGCAAGATGAATAACTCCAGTGGCAACAAAACGTAACTGACCAAAGGAATCGCAACAACATTCGAAAATACCGAAGAAACACTGAAATGCCCAAAAGCAATCGCAGAAACCAACGACATGGCTATCGACAGAAAAAGTTGAAGATAGAACCAATCGCGCCGACGTACCTGTCGACGCAATCCTATGAACCAATAAATGATCGCGAGTGCCGTTATCGTTAGCCAAAAACCTTCAGTTAGAACGCCAAGCGGTTCAATCGTCAGTAAAATAATTAACGTCATAGAAAATGATTGTGCTGGTGTCCAAAAAACTAACCAGAGTCGCTGCGCTACAACAATAGCGAGCGCCACAAGTGCTCGTATGGCAGGAAGCTCAAGGCCAGTAATCACTGCGTATAAGAATGCAAACGCAAGCCCACTGGCTAAGCCAATAATGTGTGCCGGTATACATTGACACCATCGAGCATTTAAGCGCCAAACTCTTGAAGTAAGAGTAAACAAGAAGAAGAAAATGAGTCCTATGTGTAAGCCTGAAATAGCGATCAAGTGCATCACACCTGAACGTTGCAAAAGCTCTTTTTGCTCACCTGACAAATGATCCCGAAAGCCCATACCTAATGCTAGGTGCCAGCCTTTAAATGAAGACTCATTAAAGGTCTTGAGTAGATGTTGACTTAATTTTTGTCGCCAATAGCTAAGAGAACTCCATTCGTTGCTGATGGGCTCTCGTACTTGCAGATTCTTAATGGTTCCCACCGCATCGATGCTTTGAGTAACAGCGAAGCGCTCATAATCGAAAGTGAATGGGTTACGTTGGCTATACGGCGTTTTTATCGATACGTCTAGGGTTAGGTGATCCCCTGCATTTATTTCAATGTCACTCTTGTACCAAATAAGACTCAGCTTTCTTAAATTGTGATTCAAACGATACGGCGAGAGCCAGCCTTGATCTGGTGAGCCGAAATAATACAAAGCATGGTTCTTATTTGCTGTCTCGTGAAATACTGTGCCTTCGACCCAGTGGTGAAAATCGCTCTCACCTTGGTGCCAATAACGGCATGGGTCATTTAAATAAGCATTATCAACACATAATAAAAATGAAGTCCCCAGCGGTTTGTCTTGCGGAATTGAACATACTTGCCCTGACAAAGTTAGCCGAGCTTTTTGCTGACTTGCAGGCCAACGATGCTCCAGGTTTACCTCAAGCCAATACGATGACCAGAAGATTGCCAAGAAAAAGGCACTAAAGCTCAGTAATAATTTAACCAAGCGTTGCACTTTAAAAGCGCCAAAATCTGGCTGAATCGCCTTAAAGAGGGCCAATAAGCCAGCAGTGGCACCACAGGTTAACGCAGCCACCAAGGCTTCTCGCCAGAAAATATCGGTAAGCCACCATAGAGATGTGGCGCCCAGCAACATGAGTACTGCTGTCAGTCGCATAGAAATTCCTTTTCTTTTTTTGGTAGCTAACTGGCTATAGAGGTGTCGAGCAGGCTACAATACGCCCATCCCAATAGAGTCGACTTCAAGCCATGGCGCGAAAGCTAATTAAAAAATACCTTCCGGATCCTGCGGCGGTAAAAAACAATCGTTTTCTTAAGATCTTTGGAACGGCGATGCACGATCCACAATTGTGGCATTTAACACGCTATTCAGTTGCACATGCCTTTTCTCTGGGAATTTTTTGCGCTTTCATTCCAGTCCCATTTCAAATGGTATTAGCAGCAGGCGCTGCAATTATCATCCGTGCCAATCTATTGCTATCCGTTGCCCTTGTCTGGATCACCAATCCTTTGACCATGCCGGTCATCTTTGGTTTTGCCTATTATATCGGCTCTTTGTTTTTTCCGGAGAGTTCCGACTCATTTCATTTCGAATTGAGCTACGAATGGTTGGCCAACAGTCTTGGTGCTATTTGGCAGCCTTTCCTTCTAGGGTGTTTAGTCTGCGGAGTCTTTTTTGCCATTCTTGGGCACGTTGCCATACGAATTTTCTGGCGTATTCATGTGGCAAACCAGTGGAAATTGCGACTACTAAAACGTAAAAATAAAGGCGCTAATCTTGATGGTTAGCGTTCGGCGGCAGGAGCGATTCCTGCCACACGACTAACAAAGACAGAATGTGAGTCTAAGCAGCGGTAATTACGCCATTAACTATTGTCAACTGTCGATGAGCTCTAGCCGCTAGCTTTCGATCATGAGTGACAACCATCAAACTGGTGTTCAACTCTCGATTCAAATCGAGCATTAATTGATAGACTTTCTCGGCATTTTCTTCGTCGAGGTTTCCAGTAGGTTCGTCAGCCAGAATACATGCAGGCTCAGTGACGAGCGCTCGAGCAATGGCAATTCGTTGACGCTCACCGCCGGATAACTCCGAAGGCTTATGAGACTCTCGATCAAGAAGCCCGACCTTTTCAATCATTGCAGACGCCAAATGACAGGCGTGAGATTTTTTTTCTCCACGGATAAGCAGTGGCATCGCTACGTTTTCTAGTGCAGTAAACTCTGCTAATAGGTGGTGAAATTGATAGATAAACCCTAAATGCTGATTACGCCATTGTCCTTGCTGTAATGCGGACATTTTTTGAATGTCTTTTCCCATCACCGACACATGGCCTGAAGTTGCTTCGTCCAGCCCACCGAGCAAATGCAACAAAGTACTCTTTCCGCTACCTGAGGCGCCGATAATAGATACACTTTCACCCGCATTTACCGTTAGATCGACACCTTTTAACACAGCAACGTCACGGCCAGCGTCTTGATAAGCCTTGGTTAAACCGGTGCAACTGATCACAGTTCCATTACTCATATTTCAAAGCCTCCGCAGGTCGAGTACGTGAACCGCGCCATGCGGGATAAAGCGTTGCGAGGACACTCATTAAGAGCGCTACAGCGGTAATAACCGTAACATCAACGGCGTTAAGTTCGCTGGGTAAAAACCCGATAAAATAAACATCTCCGGGCACCACTGACACACCGAACTTTTCTTCAAAAAACTTCACAATTGCAGGTAAATTAGTCGCTAGAGCAACGCCAGATATCACGCCAACAATAGTGCCGACCACACCATTAATACTGCCTTGAACCACGAATATTTTAAGAATGGTCGATGGCGAGGCCCCTAAAGTTCGCAATATTGCTATATCGGCTTGTTTGTCAGTAACCACCATAACCATCGTTGAAACAATGTTAAAAGCAGCAACAGCGATGATGAGTGTTAACAAAACAAACATCATGGTTTTTTCCATCTGAATGGCCCTAAATAATGGCCCTTGGGAGCGATTCCAATCACTAACCCAAAAATCTTCGCCGAGGTTTGCCCTCAGGTAATTTGACGTCATATACGCATTCAGAACGTCATGCACTCGGATGCGCAATGCACTGACTTTGTCGCCCTTACGCAATAATTTTGCAGCATCAGCGATATGAATCATGGCAACACGAGAGTCCAGCTCAGACTTGGTCTCGAAAATTCCTTGAATAGTGAAACGTCGATAACGAGGAGAAATTCCTGCCGGTGACACTGTGGAGCCTTCAACCACCAGTACGGTCACCTTATCTCCCCGCCAAAGCCCAAGATTACGAGCCATCGCGGCGCCGAGTATGACCCCGTATTCTCCCTCAACCAATTCATTCAAGGACCCACTGATCATATAGTCTTCGATCACTGAGACTTTCGTTTCTTTCTCGGGCAAGATGCCTTGCAAAATACCGTATTCGGTTCCGGCATAACTACTTTTGAACATCGCAGTCGAATCAATGTAGGGTGAAGCGGCAACAACGTCAGGAGCTTGTAAAACCTGCTGCTCAAGGCTTTTCCAATCGGTAACGCCCTGTGCTCGCTCACCGACTATGACATGAGGCACAGTGCCTAGAATTCGCTCGCGAAGTTCTCTCTCAAAACCATTCATCACAGAAAGGACGGTAATTAACACCATGACGCCCAGCGCTATACCAAGCATGGAGAATATCGCTATAAACGAGATAAAGTGATTCTTCCGTTTGGCCCGTGTGTATCTCAGACCAATGAACCAAGAAATGGGAAATTTCATAATTAAATACAAAAACCTACGCTTTTTTAGTAAGTTATCACAGTTTTTTAAGCTATTATATTAAATAATGACTTGAGAATCTTGGCGCAGTGTCATAACTTTAGTAAAACACCCAGGTCGATAGCCAAAACGCGCTATATGCTACCGATCACATTGTACTTGCGCAAAGGTTTTTAAAAGAAGATGGTTGAGAGCGAAGAACGCAGAGACTTTTTTCGTATCGAAGATACGGTGACTATGCAACTCGCACCTGTAATCGCTGGTGATTCGGGTGAGCCAAAGTTACCCGATGTATTTCTAACTTTGAATCAACTTCGAAGGCTGGATAGTGAGAATTCTCAGCTATTACGCTTAATTCAAGATAAACATAGAGACGTTGCTCGCTATTTGAGCATGCAAAACGAAAAGTTTGAGTTACTTTCTCAAATGCTGGTAAAGCAATTGGAATCTAGCTTTTCTAAGTACAATGTGAATATTAGCGGAAGCGGGTTAAAGCTCTCGTTAGAACAGCCCGCCGAAATAGGTTCAGAGTGGCATTTAACGATTCTGCTCTATCCCGATTGTTTTGGCTTTTATACCAAGGGCAAAGTCAGTCAATGTGATCAGGAGCCGGAGACTGGCAACTATCAAATTGCCTTTGAGTTTACCGAATTAAAACAGCACGACCAAGACGAGTTGGTTAAGCACATTACTAAAATGCAATCAAAGCAGCTGCGCAAAGAGCGGCTTGGAGACTAAGGAGTTAAAGATGAAACACTGGCTTGTTGCGATGTCTATCGCCGGACTTTTGGTCGGCCCAATGATTAGCTATGCTGCCGATCAACAACAAGGTGCGTCGAATGTCAGCACCCCCCGACATGGTCAAGATATGGAATCGGTCAGGGCCCAATTCGGTGAACCACAACGCCAGATTCCAGCCGTTGGAGAGCCACCAATTACACGCTGGGTTTATGGTCAGTTCACGGTTTACTTTGAGTTCGATAAGGTCATTCACTCTGTGCAGCATCACAGCTAACCTTATCTTCGTATACGAGTTTCATTTATAGAAGCAGATTTAAAAAGGCGACTTTAAGTCGCCTTTTTTGATGCTTTACTCAAATAAAGAATTCTCTAGTTCGATTGTTCAATCCCTGACAACTGTGGCTCACTCATATTCACATGCAATGTTGATGTTGGAAATGCAATCTCAGCACTGTGTTCAGCAATAATTTCCGCTATTTTAAGTAATATTTCATGCTTAATTTCATGAAACTTTATCCAATCCGTTGTTTTTGTAAAGGTATACACGAAAAAGTCGATAGAAGAAGCTGAGAAAGCGTTGAAATTAACTATCATAGTTTGAGTTTGATCGATTTCAGGGTGCTCTCTGAGCATGCTTTTGACAGATTCCACAATAGAACTCATTTGAGCAACGTCATCATAACGTATTCCTATCGTTTCATAAATTCTTCGATTACTCATCCGTGAAGGATTTTCAACGGCAATATTATTGAAGATCGAGTTAGGTATATACAGTGGACGTTTATCAAAGGTTCTGATCCGAGTTTGTCGCCAACCGATGTATTCGACCGTTCCCTCAATTTGCCGATCGGGACTGCGCACCCAGTCACCCACCGCGAAAGGACGATCTAAGTAAATCATGAGCCCGCCAAAAAAGTTCGCTAACAAATCTTTCGCGGCAAAACCGATCGCAATACCACCGATACCACCAAATGCAAGTACAGCACTGATACTCACGCCCATGGTCTGCAAAACCACTAAAGTAATCGTAATAATAACCGACACGCGCAATAACTTACTCATCGCGTAAATGGTGGTTTCATCAACCCTATCTTCTTTGTCGGTTTTCTGCTTTTGATACTCAACCAGATGCTGCTCTGATTCATGAACAAAGCGAGTTAAAAACCATCCGAATAACCCAATTAAAATAACATTATTGATGTAAGTCGGTTCAGTTGCGCCGGTGGCTTTAAATTGAATCAATTCAATCAAATAGTTCGACTGTGATGATTCGATTGCAAATGAAATACCAGTGATCCAGATAGCCCAGGTGACCGGTCTCGACAGAGCCGTAAAAAGAGCATCATCCCAAAACGTTCGGGTTTTAATAATGCGTTTGAACAGTCGACTATGAAACTGTCGCCAAATAAGGTTTAGAATCAAAGTTGCTAAGACGATAATAAAGATTTCGGTCATCCATGCCGATTCACCCTGCAATTTGTATAAATAGTCTCGTAAAAATTCCATATTTTATAAACCCTACTTAATTTTTTTCATTTACGTTCAACATTAATTTTTAGTATTGTTCTGCCTCAATGAGCACATCTGGCATATTGTAATGACTCTCAACAGAATAAATGGTTAAGTTTTTCGAACTTTAATCCATCGATTACTCTTAATCGTCAAATAAAGGCCGTAAAACATCTTGCGCCTCAAGCCAACGTCGGTCGGTTTTATAATCGCTAATAGATGACGTTCGAGCGACTTTAGAGTGCATGGCAGCGACTCGTTGCTCGCTAATCTTCGATCGATACCCTTCTAGATGTTCGAGTAAGCGCCCAGCTTCTTGCGGTTGGTTACAAACCAAAGCCATATCACACCCTGCTTCTAGCGCAGCGTCAACTCTTGCTTGATAGTCACCCACAACTTCAGCACCTTTCATACTTAAATCATCGCTAAATACAGCCCCATTGAAACCCAGCTGTTTGCGAAGTACTTCCTCTACCCAGTAGCGACTAAACCCAGCAGGTAATTCATCAACATTTGGATAAATAATATGCGCTGGCATAATGCCCATTAGCTGAGAAGCTAGTCGTGCAAAGGGAACTAAATCGTGCTCGGCGATTTCTTCAAAACGACGATTATCGACCGGTAGCTCCAAGTGTGAATCAGCATCCACAGTACCATGTCCAGGAAAATGCTTACCAGTCGCTGCCATACCACATTCTTTTAACGCACGAACGTAGCACTGAGCTATGGCCGTAATTTTCTGTGGGTCTTCATGAAATGCTCGGTCACCAATTACTCGGCTAGTCTCGCTGGCTACGTCCAAAACCGGCGCAAAGCTAATATCAAAGCCGGTGCACAGGGTTTCAAGGGCCATGACGGTGGCATGAGCGTGAGTTCTTTGCATCAATACCTGATCGTTCGGGCTGTTAAGTTCTAATTGGCGCAGCGCTGGTAACTTGGTATAACCTTCGCGCAACCTTTGTACCCGACCACCCTCTTGATCGACTGCAATCAAAAGCTGCTCATTCACTCGGCGTATATCTTTGATGAGTTCCGAGACTTGCTGCGGCTGTTCAATGTTTCTGCTGAACAGAATAACCCCCCCACAGGCAGGATGAGATAACATTTCTCTTTCTTCAGAGTCTAGGTTGTACGCTTTTAGATCCAGCATTATTGGGCCGGGAGCCGACATATTGATACTTCCTTAAAATTTGAAGGGCTAATGCTAACGAATTGCACCTACCTTCGGCAACATAAAGCCGCACAATGCTTGAAGTTTCTAATCGTGTTAGTTTAATCTGCACAGCAACACTGAAACGAGGGTAACCCTACTATGAATAAAAACAACATCGATAAACTCAAACGACCAACGACTTGGTCGCCAGTGAAAACCACATTAATCGCTACCGCAGTTTCGGCTTCATTACTCGCTTGTCAGCCTGAGCAAAAAGCGGTAGAGCCGGTCACTCAAGCTAAAACCCAATTAACAGCAAAAGACGCTGAACAGTTCGTCAACGATGCCGAAAAGCGCATTGGCGATATTTATGAATACGCAGCAAAAGCCGCGTGGATTGCTCAAACCTACATCAATGTCGATAGTCAATACATTGAGTCAAAAGCCAACGAAGAGTTCAAATTATTAGGTATTGAGTTAGCGAATGAAGCAGCCAAGTTCAATGGCCTTGATCTTCCTTACGATGTGGCTCGAAAGCTTGACTTACTAAGACTGGGCCTCACCTTACCGGCACCTGCAAACCAGCCTGAAAAAGCGGCAGAACTGGCATCCATTGAAAGTAAGTTGACTGGAATGTACGGCGCCGGCAAAACGGCCGATGGTGAACAGTATAACTTAGGTGAACTCTCTAAGACCCTCGCCAAATCAGATAATCCGGATGAGCTTTTACAAGCATGGATCGATTGGCGCAAAGTTTCTCCACAAATGAAGCCCTTATATCAACGCTTAGTCAGCATCGCGAATGAAGGAGCGCAAGACCTAGGTTTTCAAGACCTTGGCGCTATGTGGCGATCAAAATATGATATGGATCCAGACGCCTTCGCTCAAGAAATGGATCGGGTTTGGACCCAAGTTAAACCTTTATATGAAGCACTCCACTGCCACGTTCGTGCAAAACTAAATGAAAAGTATGGCGATGACGTTGTCGCTCAACAAGGACCTATCCCAGCTCACCTACTCGGTAACATGTGGGCACAACAGTGGGGAAATATCTACCCGATGGTCGCTCCTGAAGGCGGTGCGGGCATTGATGTGACCGAACGTTTAGAAGCGAAAGAGTACGATGCTATCAGTATGACGAAACAAGCTGAAGGCTTTTTCACCTCGCTTGGCTTTGCAGAGTTACCAGAAACCTTTTGGACTCGCTCGCAGTTTTTAAAACCGCAAGATCGAGACGTTGTGTGCCATGCCAGCGCTTGGGACATCACCACCGAAGACTATCGCATCAAAATGTGCATCAATGTCAATGAAGAAGATTTCAATACCATTCATCACGAGTTAGGCCATAATTTTTATCAACGAGCTTACAACTTAACTCAACCGGTACTTTATCGTGGTAGCGCTAATGACGGTTTCCATGAAGCGATTGGCGATACCATTGCTTTATCAATCACCCCTAAATATTTGAAAGAAATTGAATTAATCAGTGAAGAGCCTGACGCTTCAGGTGATTTACCTTTTCTGATGCGCATGGCGATGGATAAAGTCGCTTTCTTACCCTTTGGCCTAATGGTCGATCAGTGGCGCTGGAAGGTGTTCAGCGGTGAACTAACGCCTGACAATTACAATCAGGGTTGGTGGCAATTGCGCGAACAGTATCAAGGCGTAAAATCGCCTATCGCACGTAGCGAGCAAGATTTTGATCCCGGTGCAAAATACCATATTCCAGGTAACACGCCCTACTCTCGCTATTTCTTAGCGCATATTTTGCAATTTCAATTCCATCGTGAACTGTGCAAAATCTCTGGCCACGAGGGTCCTCTTCACCGTTGCTCAATTTACAACAATAAAGAGGCCGGTGCTAAATTGAAAGCCATGTTAGAACTTGGCCAAAGTCGACCTTGGCAAGAAGCTCTACAAACCATGACTGGCTCCGATCAAATGGACGCAACAGCGGTCATTGACTACTTTGCACCTTTAAAAGAGTGGTTAGACGAGCAAAACAAAGGACGCCAATGTGGTTGGTAGTGATATTAACTGAGTGATCTCTTTCGATAAGGTGTACTTTCTCGATAAAGAGTATTTTTAAATAAGAAATGCCTTTAAACGGGAAGTACCCCTTAAAAAGAAGTACCCTTTGAAAGGAAGTAGCCTTAAACGGTAATACTCTTGAAAGGAAACACCCTTAAAAGGAAACACCCTTAAGTTGAGCATGTTATTTAGCTGAAGAAATATTTTAAGCTAAGACAGCTTTTAAACTTCGATGATTTTTACATCAAGGTAGTTTTGGAGTTAGAGTAATTTTAGAAACAGGCTAGGTTTGGAAACAGGCTAGATTTGGAAACAGAATAGCTCTAAAACAAGAATTGTTTTGAACCCAAGAATATTTTCTAGGATGAAAGAGTGTCCAGGCATTAAATGAGCAATGAAAAAGGCGGCATCCTGCCGCCTTAACCTCATATCAAAAGTGCTTGTTTAGTCCTTTATC from Pleionea litopenaei includes:
- a CDS encoding MotA/TolQ/ExbB proton channel family protein, which produces MWPIVLCSVLALIICIERFWTLRRSKITPKHLVAQVWTWVKNNQLDKKKLKSLKESSPLGEILAAGIVNHSYGRETMKEAIRDAGRQAVVGLERFLNTLGTISVITPLLGLLGTVIGMIKVFTVITHQGVGDANALAGGISEALLTTAAGLTVAIPALIFHRYFERKVDELVVIMEEEALKMVEVLHGERDTVA
- the lolD gene encoding lipoprotein-releasing ABC transporter ATP-binding protein LolD — translated: MSNGTVISCTGLTKAYQDAGRDVAVLKGVDLTVNAGESVSIIGASGSGKSTLLHLLGGLDEATSGHVSVMGKDIQKMSALQQGQWRNQHLGFIYQFHHLLAEFTALENVAMPLLIRGEKKSHACHLASAMIEKVGLLDRESHKPSELSGGERQRIAIARALVTEPACILADEPTGNLDEENAEKVYQLMLDLNRELNTSLMVVTHDRKLAARAHRQLTIVNGVITAA
- a CDS encoding M2 family metallopeptidase; translated protein: MNKNNIDKLKRPTTWSPVKTTLIATAVSASLLACQPEQKAVEPVTQAKTQLTAKDAEQFVNDAEKRIGDIYEYAAKAAWIAQTYINVDSQYIESKANEEFKLLGIELANEAAKFNGLDLPYDVARKLDLLRLGLTLPAPANQPEKAAELASIESKLTGMYGAGKTADGEQYNLGELSKTLAKSDNPDELLQAWIDWRKVSPQMKPLYQRLVSIANEGAQDLGFQDLGAMWRSKYDMDPDAFAQEMDRVWTQVKPLYEALHCHVRAKLNEKYGDDVVAQQGPIPAHLLGNMWAQQWGNIYPMVAPEGGAGIDVTERLEAKEYDAISMTKQAEGFFTSLGFAELPETFWTRSQFLKPQDRDVVCHASAWDITTEDYRIKMCINVNEEDFNTIHHELGHNFYQRAYNLTQPVLYRGSANDGFHEAIGDTIALSITPKYLKEIELISEEPDASGDLPFLMRMAMDKVAFLPFGLMVDQWRWKVFSGELTPDNYNQGWWQLREQYQGVKSPIARSEQDFDPGAKYHIPGNTPYSRYFLAHILQFQFHRELCKISGHEGPLHRCSIYNNKEAGAKLKAMLELGQSRPWQEALQTMTGSDQMDATAVIDYFAPLKEWLDEQNKGRQCGW
- a CDS encoding PilZ domain-containing protein, which translates into the protein MVESEERRDFFRIEDTVTMQLAPVIAGDSGEPKLPDVFLTLNQLRRLDSENSQLLRLIQDKHRDVARYLSMQNEKFELLSQMLVKQLESSFSKYNVNISGSGLKLSLEQPAEIGSEWHLTILLYPDCFGFYTKGKVSQCDQEPETGNYQIAFEFTELKQHDQDELVKHITKMQSKQLRKERLGD
- a CDS encoding mechanosensitive ion channel family protein → MEFLRDYLYKLQGESAWMTEIFIIVLATLILNLIWRQFHSRLFKRIIKTRTFWDDALFTALSRPVTWAIWITGISFAIESSQSNYLIELIQFKATGATEPTYINNVILIGLFGWFLTRFVHESEQHLVEYQKQKTDKEDRVDETTIYAMSKLLRVSVIITITLVVLQTMGVSISAVLAFGGIGGIAIGFAAKDLLANFFGGLMIYLDRPFAVGDWVRSPDRQIEGTVEYIGWRQTRIRTFDKRPLYIPNSIFNNIAVENPSRMSNRRIYETIGIRYDDVAQMSSIVESVKSMLREHPEIDQTQTMIVNFNAFSASSIDFFVYTFTKTTDWIKFHEIKHEILLKIAEIIAEHSAEIAFPTSTLHVNMSEPQLSGIEQSN
- a CDS encoding DUF2062 domain-containing protein, encoding MARKLIKKYLPDPAAVKNNRFLKIFGTAMHDPQLWHLTRYSVAHAFSLGIFCAFIPVPFQMVLAAGAAIIIRANLLLSVALVWITNPLTMPVIFGFAYYIGSLFFPESSDSFHFELSYEWLANSLGAIWQPFLLGCLVCGVFFAILGHVAIRIFWRIHVANQWKLRLLKRKNKGANLDG
- a CDS encoding lipoprotein-releasing ABC transporter permease subunit, translated to MKFPISWFIGLRYTRAKRKNHFISFIAIFSMLGIALGVMVLITVLSVMNGFERELRERILGTVPHVIVGERAQGVTDWKSLEQQVLQAPDVVAASPYIDSTAMFKSSYAGTEYGILQGILPEKETKVSVIEDYMISGSLNELVEGEYGVILGAAMARNLGLWRGDKVTVLVVEGSTVSPAGISPRYRRFTIQGIFETKSELDSRVAMIHIADAAKLLRKGDKVSALRIRVHDVLNAYMTSNYLRANLGEDFWVSDWNRSQGPLFRAIQMEKTMMFVLLTLIIAVAAFNIVSTMVMVVTDKQADIAILRTLGASPSTILKIFVVQGSINGVVGTIVGVISGVALATNLPAIVKFFEEKFGVSVVPGDVYFIGFLPSELNAVDVTVITAVALLMSVLATLYPAWRGSRTRPAEALKYE
- a CDS encoding DNA internalization-related competence protein ComEC/Rec2; protein product: MRLTAVLMLLGATSLWWLTDIFWREALVAALTCGATAGLLALFKAIQPDFGAFKVQRLVKLLLSFSAFFLAIFWSSYWLEVNLEHRWPASQQKARLTLSGQVCSIPQDKPLGTSFLLCVDNAYLNDPCRYWHQGESDFHHWVEGTVFHETANKNHALYYFGSPDQGWLSPYRLNHNLRKLSLIWYKSDIEINAGDHLTLDVSIKTPYSQRNPFTFDYERFAVTQSIDAVGTIKNLQVREPISNEWSSLSYWRQKLSQHLLKTFNESSFKGWHLALGMGFRDHLSGEQKELLQRSGVMHLIAISGLHIGLIFFFLFTLTSRVWRLNARWCQCIPAHIIGLASGLAFAFLYAVITGLELPAIRALVALAIVVAQRLWLVFWTPAQSFSMTLIILLTIEPLGVLTEGFWLTITALAIIYWFIGLRRQVRRRDWFYLQLFLSIAMSLVSAIAFGHFSVSSVFSNVVAIPLVSYVLLPLELFILLSSGINTEFAMVLVEMSDLLINRLLSYLIWLDVNLPQVLFNQLQLVVLAYLIVAALVYARLRIVSTLCLFGSNLLLLVVASFWFNDDEYLRVYTLDVGQGLSVIINHKSGRDDFWLVYDLGFANADYSTTKSVVLPLLTRQGVRSIDWLQISHNDIDHSGDQQSLEKTLNISRRARGNMLSRSASGCRQQKVQLGNITITTFSMLSSGHLLPQNKRKIVPTPYPEDAVNNGVPPSGNNASCLLNIRYFGKSLLLTGDIEKEAELTLLQQTPDYLKADFIWVPHHGSLTSSTWSFVAHTDASLGIISAGYLNRFGHPNDTVVKRFQSLQVPMLNTAETGMITLTLQPDGHYQVSKFRETHHRLWNHRYSSRNLPKSVVN
- the nagZ gene encoding beta-N-acetylhexosaminidase, yielding MSAPGPIMLDLKAYNLDSEEREMLSHPACGGVILFSRNIEQPQQVSELIKDIRRVNEQLLIAVDQEGGRVQRLREGYTKLPALRQLELNSPNDQVLMQRTHAHATVMALETLCTGFDISFAPVLDVASETSRVIGDRAFHEDPQKITAIAQCYVRALKECGMAATGKHFPGHGTVDADSHLELPVDNRRFEEIAEHDLVPFARLASQLMGIMPAHIIYPNVDELPAGFSRYWVEEVLRKQLGFNGAVFSDDLSMKGAEVVGDYQARVDAALEAGCDMALVCNQPQEAGRLLEHLEGYRSKISEQRVAAMHSKVARTSSISDYKTDRRWLEAQDVLRPLFDD